GGAGTTCAACTCTCAGCATCCCATTCTTTAATATAAAACAGACTTTGAGTATCTATCTCATGGAGAATTTATACAATTAAATTAGATACTATATGGAAAGCACTTACACTGCACCTAACAGAAGATACcccaaaatattaaaagtgaTTATTTCTAGGTGCTAGcactgtaatttttaattttttgcttggCTACATTTTGCATAAAAAAGCTTAAGTTATATTTGATCCCCTTTTCATCATGTTCCCTGACTCAGTAATTCCTCCAGCTTCTGCTTCAGAAAAGTGTCTCCCACATGAGTCTTGTTTCACATTAGCAAGCCCCTACCCTGCTGGGGACTCCATCACCTCTCCCATGAACACCTCTCATCTTCCCGTTGAGCCTCCAAAGTCCAGCTCTCCCTCCTGCACCCTGCTGTAGAATTCATTTCTTCAAAGTCCAACAGGGATAGTACCATTCTCCTGCTGAACGCCCATCCTTGCTACTCAGCTTTCCAGAGTCCAGTTGGTCAACCTGCCTAGCCCCTTCTTGCTCACAATTCAAACTGGGGCACTCCCATTTCAAACTGGGGAACTCCCAGTTCCAGCTCCGCAGCTGCCTTCCTGGTGCCTTTTTCCCTTGTTGAAATTCTTTCTCCTTCTGAGGTCTTCCACACCACCCTGCTCCCTGTCCCTGCTGGAAGTTGTCCCTTTCTAtgcttgctttaaaaaatataaataaaaattaaggcatTTATCACTTTCTGCCATGACATCTAGTTATGTCTCCTGCCACAGATTTGACCTCAGGCCTTCAACTTAAACAGATCAACACAAACTATTCTGCAGATATCTCAGAAATGAACTCCCAGTTCTTATTTTGCAAGGCCTCCCCAGAGGGAGTCTCAGCTTGAGCTGTCCACTCAGACCCCATGGTCCCAAGTCAGTATATCAACTAAAAAGTTGAAAGATTCTCTGGGCAACTTGAAAGGCCTTGTGACATTTCTTGAAAGGAACTTGTCAAGGCCTGCAGGCATACCTTATCTTTATCTCAGCTAAATACCAGGCAGACCAAAGAtggctgtttatttttcttgtgcttCAAATAGGCTTACAGAGAGCTCTGGTTCAAGGCGTAATTATACGGATGTGGTTGTGCTTTAGTCACACCAGAAGGGACCTGGAAAAATACTTTTGGGAATAGCACGTTGACTCCCAAGCCACCATAGCAAGACTCCAGAGCATGTTTATAAACCACAGCTTCACAACAGGAGTGGCCCTGAAGTTTTTCTGTCTCTTGCTCAAGTATGGAACTTAAATAATCAAAGATGATCTTCCTACTTCACCCCCGTGGTTCTGCTATGTCCAAGTTCAGACTGTAAACACACTACGTGTAGATTTATCTAATTAAAATGCAGTTCACCAGCTGTGTGATGCTTATGTCAATgaatgttttttaataaattaaaaacagttgGCTTGGAATTTAAGTGGTTCTGTAAGAAGCTTAGAAAATCTTTTCAGTGAGAATTGGAAATCACTTCAATGCCAGCTACAGAGTAGGAAGACAATATCTCTTTGATTAAAAGTGTTAAGGCTGCTTTCTGAATTCAATTAAGTCTTAGTTTTCAGAACAGATAATGCTCCTAAAAAAAGTATGCATACTCTGAATTTTTCTAAACAATATCTTAAATGCACTAGATGCATATTTAAAAGATTCCTGTAACAACTTTTTTTTGGCAAATTTAGTTTTGTGAAAAGGCAGCCTTCCTAATGTTAGATTTCCTTAATAATTTACCCATAGGGAAAAGAGACAACCTGGACGAGGTGAATAGAAGGGGAGGCTTTTAAAAGGAGGGGATTGGGAGGAGGTGTTGGGGGCCAGTAAGAtggcagaaaagaggaaaagtttttgttttcttcttgtctgGCCTATGCCTGGCCGAGAAAGCTGGGGAAAAACTCGCTGTTGCCTAAACCCCTGCCCTTGTCCTACTTTTAGCGTTACCCTAAATCATGTGTGTTCTGGTCCACAAACAGCTAATGTACTTCCCAAGCACAGAGAAAGACTGAGCCCACGGTTTGGAGCTCAGACACAAGGCGCAGAACTCACATGGACAGCACCCAGACCGGGAGGACAGCCACCTCCCACCTTTCTCAAGCGGGTTTGGGCAATCAGCTTCGAGGGGCTGAGGGACTGGCCCGCCTCCCTCGCCCGGGGTATACGTCCGCTTTCACAGCCATCTGTGCGCCGGGGCCATCCCGCGGTAATCGGATCATGGACGCGCGGCCTGGGGCGCCGGGGAGGGGGCCGGGCTGTTTCAATCGGCTGTCTACACTGGCGATGGACAAAAGCTGTCCTCTTCGTGGTAGGAAAACGCAATCTCATTAACCCGTTGGGCCGCTGTAAAAGCCTTTCCCCCACGGGGAAGGTCTGTTTCACTCGGGGAGGGGTGACAAGgccgcccccacccccgcccccaggcCAGGCGCGACCCCCGCACAGCGCTTCCGGGCGCCCAGGTTTCCGAGCCAGCGGGGCCGGACTGAGGGCGCCAGGCGTAAGAAAGCCGCCCTCTGCGCGGGGGCCTCTCCCGCGGGGGGGCCCAATCGTGGGCACGGGGCGCGCGAGAAAAAGGGGGGTCGTTGGGAGGAGGGCGCAGCCGCCGGGGGCCGAGGAGCCCGAAAGGGCGGGTGGGCGCCGGGACTTCCGGAGAGAGCGCGGTCCCCGCGAACTTTCCCGGGACGGCGAGTCCGGCCGGGAGGAGCCCCCGCTCGCGGAGCCCCACTCACCATCTCCTTGCGGAGCAGCGCCAGAGCGGCGTCCAGGTTGGGAGGCTTGGCGGGCGGCGCTGCCGCCCGGGCCCCGCCGCCGCCCGCGCCCCCGCGGCTCAGCTCGTCCTGGATGCGCGACTTCTGCGCGTACAGCCGCTCCAGGTGCCGCCAGCCCCCCGACGCGCCGCCGCCCGACGCCGAGTGCAGCAGCCCACTCAGGCTCTTGGGCAGCGGGGGCAGCCCGTCCACCCGCAGCCCCCGGACCGCGCCGGTGCCCGCGGCCCCGGGCGCCGCCCGGGCCCCACTCATCGCGCTGCTGCCGGGCCACGCGCCCGCCCCGCTGCCCCAACCCAAGGCTTGCCCCGGCCCGCCCCCTTCCCGGCGGTGCCCCGCCCACTTCCCCTCCCTCGCCACGCCCCCAcgggccccgccccctcccctcgTGGCCTCCGCGCGGGCCCCGGGTCCGGGTGGCGTCCGCGTCCAGCAGCCGGGCTCGCCTCCACCTGAGTGGCCCCCCTGCCTCTGTGCCCCTCCAGCGCCTTAATTCATCTCCAACTCCACGTGCCTACCCTCTAACCCCCCGACTCACCTCCAGCCCCGTCACCACTGTACTGTGCCCCTCCCTAGCTCCGAACCCACTCACCACCCCCCACCTGTCCCCACCTCCTCTGTGCCAACCCCCAGCTTCCCGGCTCACCCCCATCTCCGCCCTCACGCCCTCTGTGTCACCCCCAGCTCACTGGCTCACCCTCAGCTCCGAACCCACTCATCCCCACCCCGTGTTTCCGGCTcactcccacctctgtctctACCCACTCTGTGCCACCCCCCCAGCTCACTGGCTCACCCCCAGCCCCGCCTCCACTCCCTCTGTGCCACCCCTCAACGCCCCCTCACCTCCAGCCCGGCGCCAGACTCCCCCTTCACCTGCCAGCGCTCCTCAGCTCCTAACCTCACCGAGCCGTGCCCTGCCAAGGGGACGGCCCAGCTTCAGATTCCACGAAGCAGGCTGTTTCGGGGGTGGGGGTACCGAGGCTCTGACTCGCAACCGGCGGGACGTCGGGGGGAGGAGGCTTGGCTCTAGTCCCAGGACCCCCGGCCCTCCCCGAGGGCGGAATCTAGCCTGCTTCCTGCTACTTCCCACTCGCCGCCGGGAGGGCTGGGGGCCCCAGACCGGGGCAGGTCGCTCCTTGCCGCCGGGAGCGCTGTCCTCAGCACGGCCTTGTCCAGCAGTACCCGCAGCAGTCAGCAAGAACGCCAGGCCCACTTTTGAAACTTCAAAGCACTAGTAAACATGCCTTTCATTCTGGCCATGAACACAAGAGTAAACTCTAAGTGGAAATGTCAGGAAACCAGAGAAAGGGATTAAATCTCGGAAACTATCCATCAacttaggcaaaaaaaaaaaaaaaaaaaaaaaaaaacgtcgCACAtctcagaggaaaagagaaaagagaggctctgcccctcccaggaaaagtaaaaatgacaGGCAGTTATAACCAGGTTAGAGATAGAAAAGATCAAGAAGTAAAGGCTACAGCCCAACCGCAGATTAAAAACTAATGCTGTGTATAGATTGGATAACTTTAATGCCCTTTCATTATTGGCTTTAATTATAAAGggatttaattttctaaatacaTTCAAGGGGATCAAAATTACAAAGTGTTCTCAGCGCTTCAGACACCCAAAGTAAAAGAGCCCTGCACTTTGGATTGTTTTATACCCTTTAATCTACCACCTCCTAGAGCCCACCCCAGAAGCAGTGTCTTTGAAATTGGCACAATATTCTCCCTGGACTGTTGCAACTGGGTGAGACTGATAGGAAGAAGCTTTAGTGCAGGCGGTGTGATTGACAGCACCCAGgcttcccaccccacccactgCCCAGAATTTTCCACCTCTTCACTGTGCCTCACCTTCCACTAATTACCTAGTCACATTTCTGGATGTcaggtatttattcattcacttatgtaAACGGTGGGTGTCTTCAGGAGAGTGACCAGTCTGCCTGTGTGGGAGtaagggaaaggaaggggtggGAAGCATTTTGACATTCGGTTCACACCTTAgcaggaatttcttttcttttcttttttgagatagagtctccctctgtcactcaaactggagtgcagtggcatgatctcagctcactgcaacctctgcctccagggttcaagcaattctcctgtctccgcctcccaagtaactggaattacaggcgcatgccaccacgcccgaccaatttttgtatttttagtagaaatggggtttcacaatgttggccaggctggtctcaaactcctgacctcaggtgatccacccacctcggcctcccaaagtgctgggattacaggtgtgagccactgcgcccagcctgcgtGAATTCCTTTAATTTCATTGGTTACGTTGCAGTCTTGCCTGCAGTAATCACTCAAGGTAGGTGATAGGAGGTTCAGCTATGTGATggtgaaataagaaaagaaatcactttGAAGTATCGTGGCACTGAAATCATTTTAAAGCACATACTTCAGAGAATTATGGAttgcagaaggaaaagaaggttAGGGTCAGCTAGACAGCAGCATGAGGTCCGTGGTGTCAGGACTCGAGAAAAGAGACACAACTTTAGACAATGCCAaccttaccattttttttttcttttttgagacggggtctcactctgtcacccaagctggagtgcagtgatgcgatcttggctccacctcccaggttcaagcaattctctgcctcagcctcccaagtagctgggattacaggcgcccaccaccacacccagctaatttttgtatttttagtagagacggagtttccccatcttggccagggtggtcttgaactcctgacctcgtgatctacccgccttagcctcccaaagtgctgggcttacagatgtgagccaccacgcccagccagcctTACCATTTTAAAGGCAGGCTCTGCGTTCTGGCCTATACTCAGTGAGGTGAGCGTATTGAAATCAGTATCAACAAATAACATCCCAGGGTGAGGAGAAGTTTCTACAGAATTTCTGTGGTGCTGGTGAAGACATTATTTGTATAAACCTGAAACTATTATGCAACAAATATTTTGACATCCTTGGGGAGTGTTAGTGTCTGTTTATTCAAGTGCTAATATAAAGTAGCTTTTAAAGTTCATGCTTATAATGGGAGAGAAGTAACAAATAACTTCGGACAATGTGTTTTTTTGCGTTAAGACACTGAAACATTACCTTAGTCcatttaggctgctataacaaaacacccgagactggataatatataaagaacagaaatgtattgctcacagttttggaggctgaaagtccaagatcaaggcaccagctgATGTGGTGTCTACTGAGAGCTCATTCCTCATAGATTTCACCTTCTGGGTGTCCTCACATTGCAGAAGGGGCCAGGGAGCACCCTCAAGcctcttttacaagggcactGATTCCGTTTATGAGGGCTTCACCttcatgacctagtcacctcccaaagacctcaCTTCAATACCATCACAtgggggttaggtttcaacatatgaatttggggctGGCAGGGGGCACATACTTTCAGACCATAGCAAAACATCTGTATTCTGAGTTCAAATCAGAGTGAGGCTTCATCATCACCCACGAAGCTAAATcagtcttttctgttttgttttggtgttgTTCACAGGCTCTTGGAAATCAGAAAACACAAACTTCTAATCCAATGCTCTATTCACTAACCCATGTCTTTTCTCAGACTTTTTCAATCAAGGTTAGGGACCTGGGCCTTGGAGCACAAGCCTCAGAGTCACCAGTGTCCAATGACACTGGATAGATCTAAAGCTAGGTTTATCAGTCTTTCTAGCCAGTACTCAACTTACCTATGAATTTCCAGGCATTTGCTTAGAGATATTCTTGTGTGCCTCCATCCTGACCTTCTATTAACCCAGCTACTAGGTTCCTCCCCACCTCTAATCTCTGCCCACTTGTTGTTTGCTTTCAGGAACTCTACAgtctttgtctgttttctttctttatttatttttatcattctaaAAGTTTAATAACTTAGGTTGTTAATAGACTAGAAGGAACCTGAATAAGACACCAAAAGTCCAATTGAGCTTGCTTTTTCAAGCTGATGACTTTAAATACTGCTAACTATAGAGAAGTTTATCTTGCCATTTTTCATTTGTCACAGAACCTAAAACTAGATTACTTTGAGAGCAACTGTACATTGAATTTGGGCTAAATTTtagcaaatgtatttatttcaagacataatttcttatatttcaaTCATTTCTAAAACAAGTTATAAATTTTAAAGCTTATATAATGCCCCTTAAAGATTTTTATGTGCAACTATGTGTACATATAAATGGGAAACTTAGCATTTAATCATGGAGTcctttatatagtttttaaattgttgccTTGTCACCtcaacaatattttttatttggtcAGAGACAAGTATGAAGCTTTCTTTGCTATAGCAAAATGCTGGGCACCTAGTgatagcaaatatatatatatatatatatattttttttttaatggacataCTATTCAATGTAATTTGTTGAATAATTactgttaaaataattaattgggAGGTCATTAGGCTGAGGCAGCTCCAGTGCTCTGGGTTCCTACTTAAGCAAGTTAAAACCTAATTCAGtgtaaacagtaaaacaaaacaagcttAGCCAGTCAGAAACCTCCAACTAACCTCTAACTGGGGGCTGTCCACTGGAATGATCCAAATAAGGCCATTGCTCCACTTTAACCAATCAAACATTTTCTTTGCCTTGCTTCCTCATTCACCCTATAAAAGCTTTTTCCCTCCTGTCCCTTTGTCAGTCCCTAGAGCCACATGTGGTCTGGAGCTGCCCGATTTATGAATCAATTTTTGCTCAAACTCTTTGATATTTCAGTGTGTCTCAGTTGGTCTTTTAACACTACTATGTGTAAGCTACAGTGCAAAGCTCTATGGTGAACATGCATGAGGGTCAATCCATGACTTCAAGTGACTTCCAATTCATCAGGTGAGATCACGTAGGAGGCATCGTGATAGAAGTGCAGATCAAATACTGTGGCAGTCCCAGCAGGGCAGGATTCATTGTACAGTTCAGAAAATGTATAACAGAAAACTGTTGACTTAAAGTAGGCTTGAAGGGTAAGTAGACTTTCAGAAAGTGAAGACAGACCAGGGAGAGTGGGTAGACTCCTGATTGGTTGGAAGCTAGGCTGGAACAGTGGCTTTGACCTCAGAATGGGGAGAGTTTTGAATTCCATGCTAAGAAGTTTGGACTCTATTTTACAGGCAATGGgaggttatattttaaaataatcagagcattagaaagatcattctggcACTTTCATGTCTAATAGGCTGCGTATGAGTGGACACTAGAGGGAGGAAGAATGGTTAAGAGGTGAATGCAACTTTGAATTGAGAGGCAACCTGGCCTGATTTAGGTGGTAATTCAGAGACAGGAAATAGAAATCATCAGCTCTTGATACTTTAGAAAGAGCTTTCTCATTTGATCCAACCACGGGGGGGATGAATATGACTCAGAGTTCTACCTGGCAATGAGGAATAAAGGGCTGATAAAACGTACTTGTGTTGCCCAAGTTTGCTCAGTTAATAAACAATAGGAATAGAGCCTTGCCACAGGCCATTGGCTTCTTACTGGGAAGATACCAAAGGCAGAATCCATGTAACTGTTTGTGTAAAGGCTGAAACAAAGTCTGCACTTAGAGGGGATAGTCGAAACACTGGAAATGGAAGAGAGGACAGGGGAGTCCGTTCCTCAAGCAGTATGTAGAAACACCATCATTCACTAGCCcccagaaggaaggagggagggaaggagggagggagggagagagggaaggaagggagggagggagggggggagggagggtgggaaggaaagaaagaaagaaagaaggaaggaaaggaaggaaggaaggaaggaaggaaggaaggaaggaaggaaggaaggaaggaaagaaggaagggaaagaaagaaaggcattattacatggtggttcacatctgtaatcccaccactcttgTAGCAGGGTGAGTCACAGACAAAACTCATCAGATACCgggttaaagaaggaaggagctTTATTCAGCCGGGAGCTTCAGCAGACTTGCGTCTCAAAAAaaccgagctccctgagtgagcaattcctatcccttttaagggcttacaactctaaaggggtccacgtgagagggtcgtgatcaatTGAACAAGCAGGGGGTACATTACTGGGGGCTGtatgcactggtaattagaatggaacagaacaggacagggattttcacgaTGCTTTTCcacacaatgtctggaatctatggtCAGGGGCTgatttttaactaccaggcccagggcgtGCACCGGGctatctgcctgtggatttcatttctgccttttagtctttacttctttctttggaggcaggaATTGGGTATAAGACAATATGAAGGGTGGTCTCCATCCTTACtctgaaaggccaaggcaggaggatcgcttaagcccaggagttggagaccagcctgggcaacatagtgagatcctgtctctacaaaaaaataaaaaattagctgaatatggggtacacacctatagtcccagctacttaggaggttgaggcaggaggatcacttgagcccagtcagtcaaggctgcagtgggccaggtgcagtggctcatgcctgtaatcctagcactttgggaggccaaggtgggcagatcacgaggtcaggagattgagaccatcctggctaacacggtgaaaccccgtctctactaaaaaatacaaaaaattagccaggcgtggtgtgggtgcctgtagtcccagctacttgggaggctgaggcaggagagtggcatgaacccaggaggcggagcttgcagtgagccaagatcatgccactgcactccagcctaggcgacacagcgagactccatctcaaaaaaaaaaaaaaaaaaagaaaaagaaagaaagaaagaaaaaaagcccttTTACATGTGTTACCTCTCTTCATCTCCACAAAAGTCCTTACATAGTCAAAATATGCcacataggccaggtgcagtggctcacgcctgtaatcctagcactttgagaggccaagacaggaggattgccagagctcaggagtttgagaccagcctaggcaatgtggtgaaacaccatctctccagaatacaaaaaatcagccagtgtggtggcagacgcctgtaatcccagctccttagaaggctgaggcacaagaattgcttgaacccaggaggcagatattgcagtgagccaagattgtgccactgcactccatcctgggcaacaaaccAAAACTctatcccccccccaaaaaattatatatatatatctcacataacTGACGGAACCCTGGGTGAGCACTTCTCTCTGAGCTCATTCCAATGGATATTTTTTCCTAGAGAATTCCTCCAAGATGTCCCTTCTACAGTTCAAATATCCTTAAGTCCTCAAACAGCTGGTCTTCGGTCAagaaatagttttaatattttacctcctttttcaccctcctccacacacacacaatttgtcAGTATTTGTCTTAAAAGGTCATGCCCATATGCAAGTGAAAAATTTCAGATGTGCTGACATGTTCTAAATAGCGGTGGCTGGCTTCTTCCACTTGACAGCCTACTTCTTTTGAAGCATAAAATTGAATGAAAGTTTGGAGTGACACATCACATTTCTGCATGCTATTGAACTTAAATCCAACTTCAGTTTTATTTAACCCCTTTCCAAGTAAGATGCACAAGAGTATTAATAACAGTCTATCCCCCTAAgtgttaaaatagaaaaaggataAACAAATACATCCTTGTTTAGGTATACGATATTTCCAGGTGGGCGTGGCAGAAAATGTGGACAGTGGATGTTAACTTCTAGAGTGTAGGGGAAGGGCGTTTCTAACCCTTTACTGTATACTCTTTAGTgctacagtcatgcatcacttaaggacagggatacgttctgagaaatgcattgtcaGGTGATTGCATCATTGTACaaatatcatagagtgtacttacacaatcCTAAgtggtgtagcctactacacacctaggctacatggcACAGACTATGgttcctaggctgcaaacctgtacagcaagttgctgtactgaacactgtaggcaattgtaacacaatggcaagtgtttatgtatctaaatatatctaaccATAGAAAAGGTAGAGTAAGAACATagtgtaaaagataaaaaatggttcATGTGTCAAGCACTATGAGTGGAGTTTGCAGAACTGGAAGTTACTCTGGGCACGTCAGTGGGTGACTGATGAGTGAATGTGAGGGCTGAGGACATTACTATACACTGCTGGAGACTTTATAGACACTggacacttaggctacactaactTTATGAAAAAACTACTTTCTTTCTggttatttttttggagacagaatcttgctccatcacccaggctggagtatagtcgcgcagtctcggttcactgcaacctctgcttcctgggttcaagcaattctcctgcctcatccagctgggattacaggcacccgccaccacctggctaatttttgtttttttagtagagacaggatttctccatgttggccaggctggtctcaaactcctgacctcaagtgatctggccgcctcagcctcccaaagtgctgggattacaggcgtgagccacgcacCTAGCCAAAACTTTtttcctcaataataaattaaccctAGCTTAATGTACCTTTTCACTTTATAAACTGTAAAactgtttttgactttttgactcttttgtcatagcacttagcttaaaacacaaacacattgtacaactGTCCAGAACTATTTTCCTTCTTTAcattcttattctataagctttttccttttccttttttttttcaccttaaaaatttttttttgttaaaaactaagacaagaACACTCACACTAGCCTAggtctacacagggtcaggatcataaATATCCctgccttccacctccacatcttatcccactggaaggtcttcagggatgataacatgcatggagctgtcatctcctatgacagcaatgccttcttctggaaacctcctgaaggacctgcctgaggctggtttacagttaactttttaaaactataagtAGAATAAGTGTATtctaaaacaatgataaaaagtatagtacagtaaatacataaaccagtaatatAGTTGATTATCATGATCAAATATTATGCAATATACATCAttatatgtgctatacttttataagACTGGcggcacagtaggtttgtttacatcaGAATTACCATAAACATGTGAGTGATACACTGCACTACAACATAAGGATGGCTATgacatcactaggtgataggaatttttcaactcCATTATCATCTTATGAGACCACTATCATACATGTGGTCTGTTATTGACCAAAATGTTATGAGGGACATGactgtatttgaatttttatattataaagataataaaataaaaatgtgttttaaaaataattttattctgaattatattttgtCATATGAGTAAATAAATACCTCTTTTACTATGAGCTACAATTTACCTAAAAGCCTATCTTCATGTGTAGTTGGATTTTTTACTGTAAGTGCCATacttaaacttattcatattaaatttccttttgttttactcAATCTGTTAAATCCTATCGGAGAAAAGCTTTTTGAGCCTTgattttttatacctatttttccCAGCATTATCACGCCTACCAAATCAATGTATATACAGTTAGTAGTGATATACTAGCGGtgatacctaatttttttttttttttttgagatggagtctcactctattgcccaggctggagtgcaatggtattatctcggctcactgcaagctccgcctcccaggttcaagcaattctcctgcctcagcctcctgagtactgggattacaggcatgcaccaccacgcctggctaatttttggatttttagtagagatggggtttcaccgcgttggtcaggccggtctcggactcctgacttcatgatctgcccaccttggcctcccaaagtgctgggattacaggcatgagccactgcgcccggccaatacctAATATTTTTAAGGGCCTAATATGTTCTGTGCACTGGGGTTAGCATTTTATAGGCAGTATCTCATTTACTCTTCATAACACTCCTTCGAGGTCTGTATAATTATCCTcatttacagatgatgaaaccaaAGTCAAGGGAAGAAAAGTAACTTCCCCACGTTCACACATGTTGTGagtggtagagctgagatttgaaagtAAGATTTCTCTGACTCAGCGTGGCTGTTTTTTTTGTCgctgtttgtctgtttgtttttaatgtggcTAAAGAAACATAACATGAAATCTACCCTCTTAACCAATGTTTAAGTGCAGAGCGCAGTAGTGTTGACTATGTGCCCACTGCAGAGCGGGTTCCTGAACACTGCACCATCCCAACCATCAGTGAAAACGATCAAACAATAAACAAGAACAGCGCAAGGACAGAAATGTGTGCCTGGTGACAATCTGTTGACTcacatattttgtgtatattttgctGTCACTTAACTATGGGATACTAGGGGCTAAGAATGCCTAAAACCGATCTGCCTAACAGGACAGCCACTATCCACAAAGGGTTCCTGagccttgaaatgtggc
This Rhinopithecus roxellana isolate Shanxi Qingling chromosome 8, ASM756505v1, whole genome shotgun sequence DNA region includes the following protein-coding sequences:
- the FAM89A gene encoding protein FAM89A — protein: MSGARAAPGAAGTGAVRGLRVDGLPPLPKSLSGLLHSASGGGASGGWRHLERLYAQKSRIQDELSRGGAGGGGARAAAPPAKPPNLDAALALLRKEMVGLRQLDMSLLCQLYSLYESIQEYKGACQAASSPDCTYALENGFFDEEEEYFQEQNSLHDRRDRGPPRDLSLPVSSLSSGDWILESI